In a single window of the Hippocampus zosterae strain Florida chromosome 6, ASM2543408v3, whole genome shotgun sequence genome:
- the cdca2 gene encoding cell division cycle-associated protein 2, translating to MAIVDKETGERKMLSPLVEDSASVSREPLDFLKLTPTQFGITVQSFSPAPSGSKEKSRLAQLKARRSSSVGVRGSPETNSLIRFIAQQKMKNSSNCRTPEQLVGGSPFLPRVASTLKQKIASFHSLMGVEESEVCQQMPRQGDDTGGYMKTRDYLSDEYNQEGKENHHRLVSPSPRKKRRVGPLKGCEVQIREADTPDVHFNGSDKEGDKEPVEGCNDRVQKGPLQSSESEAETQLMLPSTPLRGFCEPPTSLEHYAFSSKNQQQDNVVEPQSPSRARPRDLTSASTESFAAFQFPSLTSQMEIKSEEENESSGASAAKKKEKRVYFGCPLSPEFFDQQLPPSTPLQKGGTPARPCTPGGILKLKSALKTPQRKETCTPQAQADLGHVFDGSPGLAMSYKHRMLHMAEDGVEKFEKIIFPSVEDRDSAIMTDTELIKDVQLNLNDAFHDEAPSPVVTSEVKSEKTPAYQSNALNDLESSSVEKQPETVSTAAPRLRNLEKKAVAESQSAHKFPAVLSRKRKQPEQSKPVRRSTRSAAKPSETIKVAKRWKKEVNLSLYGSREYASKNPTLSPITEFFIHQPAAAQCSLTGSADNLPHAEPQIQTKEKTSEIHEEEITPITAVSLEVQTEHVSVGAEVLCPPTVADTPSTETDTNSECLMDVDGSTSACPLEGEQSSTVTLTAAPPGTIEQPQNVSSCSRRSVNLEEEQPQSEAETQQERKSDSPSETSGEETQVDSGLASWQANFNFEDVFKRVPSRRQRSVRRSLRNQSTTNDDTGLAWMPRISPEILKRTSRKTRRHRLGSTFLPTSPV from the exons ATGGCCATCGTGGACAAGGAGACAGGCGAGAGGAAAATGTTGTCTCCATTGGTGGAGGATTCTGCGTCTGTTTCAAGAGAGCCTCTTGATTTTCTTAAACTCACTCCTACTCAGTTTGGCATTACTGTCCAAAGTTTCAGCCCGGCACCATCAGGAAGCAAAG AAAAGTCTCGTTTGGCACAATTAAAGGCAAGAAGAAGCTCGAGTGTTGGTGTGAGGGGCTCACCAGAAACAAACTCGCTCATCCGCTTCATTGCGCAGCAAAAAATGAAGAATTCTTCAAACTGTCGAACTCCAGAG CAACTTGTCGGAGGTAGCCCCTTCCTTCCTCGGGTAGCATCCACCCTGAAGCAGAAAATAGCTTCCTTCCATAGCCTGATGGGTGTGGAGGAAAGCGAGGTGTGTCAACAGATGCCAAGGCAGGGTGACGACACTGGAGGATACATGAAGACAAGAGATTATCTATCTG atgAATACAACCAAGAAGGGAAAGAGAACCATCATCGCTTGGTGTCACCTTCACCAAGGAAGAAGCGTCGTGTGGGCCCCCTCAAAGGCTGTGAAGTGCAGATCAGAGAAGCAGACACTCCAGATGTTCACTTCAATGGGAGTGACAAGGAG GGAGATAAGGAACCAGTGGAAGGATGCAACGACCGTGTCCAAAAAGGACCACTGCAGTCAAGTGAGAGTGAAGCAGAAACCCAACTTATGCTTCCGTCTACGCCTCTTCGTGGTTTTTGTGAGCCACCCACGTCCTTAGAACATTACGCCTTTTCTTCCAAAAACCAGCAACAG GACAATGTGGTTGAACCGCAAAGCCCCAGCCGAGCACGTCCCAGGGACCTTACATCAGCTTCAACAGAGTCTTTCGCTGCTTTCCAGTTCCCATCTCTCACCTCTCAAATGGAGATAAAATCAGAAG AAGAAAATGAGTCCTCTGGGGCATCTGCAGCCAAGAAGAAAGAGAAGCGGGTGTATTTTGGATGCCCTCTTTCCCCTGAGTTCTTTGATCAGCAGCTGCCTCCCAGCACCCCATTGCAGAAAGGGGGGACACCAGCTCGGCCCTGCACCCCAGGTGGGATCTTAAAGCTGAAATCAGCATTGAAGACACCGCAGAGAAAAGAAACTTGTACCCCGCAAGCCCAGGCAGATCTCGGCCATGTATTTGATGGCTCCCCGGGTCTTGCAATGTCTTACAAGCACCGAATGCTACATATGGCAGAAGATGGAGTGGAGAAGTTTGAAAAG ATCATTTTTCCTTCAGTAGAAGACAGGGACTCTGCAATTATGACTGATACAG aatTAATTAAAGATGTCCAGCTGAATTTAAATGATGCTTTTCATGATGAGGCTCCTTCTCCAGTGGTAACATCAG AAGTGAAGTCTGAGAAAACTCCAGCCTACCAGTCGAATGCCCTGAACGATCTTGAATCTTCCTCCGTAGAGAAACAACCTGAAACAGTCAGTACTGCTGCACCGAGATTGAGGAACCTGGAAAAAAAG GCAGTGGCTGAATCTCAATCCGCTCATAAATTTCCAGCTGTACTTAGTCGGAAGAGAAAG CAACCTGAGCAGAGCAAACCTGTGAGGAGGTCGACACGCTCTGCTGCCAAGCCTTCTGAGACGATTAAA GTGGCCAAACGGTGGAAAAAGGAAGTCAACCTTTCTCTTTATGGCTCTCGAGAATACGCATCCAAGAATCCCACCCTCAGTCCCATCACAGAGTTTTTCATCCACCAGCCAGCAGCAGCACAATGCAGTCTCACTGGCTCTGCAG ACAACTTGCCACATGCGGAGCCtcagatacagaccaaggagaAGACAAGTGAGATTCATGAAGAAGAGATCACTCCAATCACTGCTGTGTCACTCGAAGTCCAAACAGAACACGTGTCAGTTGGCGCTGAAGTACTTTGCCCCCCAACAGTTGCTGACACACCCAGCACAGAAACGGACACAAATTCAGAATGTCTTATGGATGTTGATGGCTCCACCTCAGCCTGCCCGTTAGAAGGAGAACAAAGCAGTACAGTGACCTTGACAGCCGCGCCCCCCGGGACAATCGAGCAGCCCCAAAACGTGTCAAGTTGCTCGAGGCGCTCCGTGAACCTGGAAGAGGAACAACCTCAATCAGAAGCAGAAACACAGCAGGAAAGAAAGAGTGACTCACCGAGTGAAACTTCTGGAGAGGAGACACAAGTCGACAGTGGCCTGGCTTCCTGGCAAGCCAACTTTAATTTTGAGGATGTCTTCAAACGCGTTCCCAGCAGGAGGCAGCGCTCAGTGCGCCGCAGCCTAAGGAACCAAAGCACCACAAATGACGACACTGGTCTGGCCTGGATGCCTCGAATCTCCCCTGAAATACTAAAAAGAACCAGCAGGAAGACCCGGCGTCACAGACTTGGTTCTACTTTTCTACCCACCAGCCCTGTTTGA